Proteins co-encoded in one Salvia splendens isolate huo1 chromosome 4, SspV2, whole genome shotgun sequence genomic window:
- the LOC121799407 gene encoding preprotein translocase subunit SECY, chloroplastic-like, translated as MLITVRQISSCLCSTTFPNHNSVSKKPSFSANPHNYVYRSFKKSICRATLTIHKNNSTSNNNQSCESSSFDPLGIDPGGFSSIKTAWESVLEVFSQISEGNSGNRKEKASSARGVAAAIEDTRIDVGDFFKGPLPGKFLKLLGFLALSRLGIYIPLGGVNREAFVGNLDQNSLLGTLDSFSGGGIGRLGIGSLGIVPFINAQIVFQLLTQIYPKLQELQKREGEAGRKKVLQYTRYASVGFAVVQAIGQVLYLRPYVNDFSTEWALSSIIMLTLGSVLTTYIGERITDLKLGNGTSLLIFTNIISYLPASFGRTVAEAFKDGNYAGLVGIIVSFSLLVLSIVYVQEAERKIPINYASRYTSGAGGLQKSAYLPFKVNSSGVMPIIFSTSSLALPGTIARFTGLNFLKKAAVGLNPGGSLYLPTNILLIAFFNYYYTFLQLDPDDVSEQLKRQGASIPLVRPGKSTALFIKTVLSRISVLGSAFLAILAAGPAVIEQATHLTAFRGFAGTSVLILVGCATDTARKVEAEIISQKYKTIEFYDNDKY; from the exons ATGTTGATAACAGTGAGACAAATCTCTTCCTGTTTGTGCTCCACCACATTTCCAAATCACAATTCAGTATCCAAGAAACCTTCTTTTTCTGCAAATCCGCACAATTATGTCTACAGAAGctttaaaaaatcaatttgcAGAGCAACTCTCACTATCCACAAGAACAACTCCACCAGCAACAATAATCAAAG CTGCGAGAGTTCGTCTTTCGATCCACTGGGTATCGATCCAGGTGGATTCTCATCTATAAAAACTGCTTGGGAAAGTGTTTTAGAAGTATTTTCTCAAATTTCTGAGGGAAATTCTGGTAACCGAAAAGAGAAAGCTTCGTCCGCAAGAGGAGTGGCAG CTGCTATCGAAGATACTAGAATTGATGTTGGGGATTTCTTCAAGGGTCCACTTCCTGGAAAATTTCTCAAGCTTTTAGGCTTTCTTGCTCTATCACGGCTTGGTATATACATACCTCTTGGTGGAGTCAATCGAGAAGCTTTTGTTGGTAATCTCGACCAGAACAGCCTCTTAGGCACTCTAGATTCATTTTCTGGAGGGGGTATTGGTCGGCTTGGAATAGGCTCCCTTGGCATTGTGCCCTTTATCAACGCGCAGATTGTTTTTCAGCTTCTCACTCAAATCTATCCCAAATTGCAAGAACTTCAGAAGAGAGAAGGCGAGGCTGGAAGAAAGAAGGTGCTGCAGTATACTCGATATGCATCTGTTGGCTTTGCAGTTGTGCAG GCGATTGGACAAGTGTTGTATCTTCGACCATATGTCAATGACTTCAGCACCGAGTGGGCTCTCTCGTCCATTATTATGCTGACTCTAGGCTCGGTTTTGACAACCTATATTGGGGAAAGAATCACCGATTTAAAACTTGGAAATGGTACATCACTGTTGATCTTCACAAATATCATATCCTATTTACCGGCATCCTTTGGGAGGACAGTTGCGGAAGCATTTAAAGACGGTAACTATGCTGGACTAGTTGGCATCATTGTCTCTTTCTCTTTGCTGGTCCTTAGCATTGTATATGTGCAG GAAGCAGAGAGGAAAATCCCAATTAATTATGCCTCAAGATATACAAGCGGAGCCGGAGGACTTCAAAAGTCTGCTTACCTACCCTTTAAG GTGAATAGTTCAGGAGTGATGCCCATCATCTTCTCTACTTCGTCCTTGGCTCTTCCAGGAACTATAGCACGATTTACGGGTCTGAATTTTCTAAAGAAGGCTGCTGTAGGTTTGAACCCTGGGG GTTCTCTATACTTGCCAACAAACATTTTGTTAATAGCATTCTTTAATTACTACTACACCTTCCTGCAATTGGACCCCGACGATGTCAGTGAACAGTTGAAGAGGCAAGGTGCTTCAATCCCGCTTGTCCGACCTGGAAAAAGTACTGCTCTTTTCATCAAAACG GTACTGAGCAGAATATCGGTTCTGGGTTCTGCATTCTTGGCTATTCTTGCTGCTGGTCCTGCTGTCATTGAGCAAGCAACACATCTTACAGCTTTTAGGGGATTTGCGGGCACGTCTGTCCTCATCCTCGTTGGTTGCGCCACTGATACAGCCAGAAAAGTTGAGGCCGAGATCATTTCCCAGAAGTACAAGACCATAGAGTTCTACGACAACGATAAGTATTGA
- the LOC121799406 gene encoding cyclic nucleotide-gated ion channel 17-like, whose amino-acid sequence MEMRSEKNVRFSSEGKQQNKSASSLLNSDRKCKIIKSLNFSGAKVFPEQQEPCHKHILDPGSDIVLNWNRVFIVSCLLALFVDPLYFYLPSIGGSEGSWCVKTDVKLRIVVTFFRTIADLFYLLHVVIKFRTAYVAPSSRVFGRGELVMDPKKIARRYLRSDFFIDLVATLPLPQMVIWFIIPATRNNKSNHNNNALALIVLLQYIPRLYLIFPLSSQIIKATGVVTKTAWAGAAYNLILYMLASHVLGAAWYVLSVDRYLSCWKSVCKREESPTKCSLSYLNCDAADIWERNVWMNGTKVFQSCDPDQEISFKFGIFEKAVMKQVVSSSFVRRYFYCLWWGLQNLSSYGQNLSTSTYIGETSFAILIAILGLVLFAHLIGNMQTYLQSLTVRLEEWRLKRRDTEEWMRHRQLPEDLRKRVRRYVQYKWLATRGVDEEAILHGLPVDLSRDIQRHLCLDLVRRVPFFSQMDDQLLDAICERLVSSLSTEGTYIVREGDPVSEMQFIIRGRLESSTTNGGRTGFFNSITLRPGDFCGEELLAWALLPKSALNLPSSTRTVIALVEVEAFVLRAEDLKFVANQFRRLHSKKLQHTFRFYSHHWRTWAACFIQAAWRRFKRRKMAKDLARMESFAMEDSDSSAATATTPSTISSNLGVTILASRFAANTRKKIKHVHLPKLPKPEEPDFSAEPDD is encoded by the exons ATGGAGATGAGGAGTGAGAAGAATGTGAG GTTTTCTTCTGAGGGGAAGCAGCAAAACAAATCGGCATCTTCACTATTGAATTCTGATAGAAAATGCAAGATAATTAAGTCCCTCAACTTTAGTGGTGCCAAGGTTTTTCCTGAGCAGCAGGAGCCGTGTCACAAGCATATACTCGACCCTGGGAGTGACATTGTGCTCAACTGGAACAGGGTATTCATAGTTTCTTGCCTATTGGCGCTTTTCGTCGATCCGCTATACTTTTACCTGCCGAGTATAGGAGGGAGTGAGGGTTCGTGGTGTGTGAAAACGGATGTCAAGTTGCGGATTGTGGTGACCTTTTTCCGCACCATTGCTGATCTTTTCTATCTCTTGCACGTGGTGATTAAGTTTAGGACGGCGTATGTGGCTCCCAGTTCACGAGTGTTTGGTAGGGGTGAACTTGTGATGGATCCTAAGAAAATTGCCCGGAGATATCTAAGATCGGACTTCTTCATTGATCTAGTAGCAACTTTGCCTCTGCCTCAG ATGGTCATCTGGTTCATCATACCGGCGACAAGAAACAACAAATCAAACCATAATAACAATGCTCTTGCTCTGATTGTACTGTTACAGTATATACCAAGGTTATACCTCATTTTCCCATTGAGTTCTCAAATAATAAAAGCAACGGGAGTGGTGACCAAAACTGCGTGGGCAGGGGCTGCTTACAATTTGATACTCTACATGCTGGCAAGCCAT GTCCTAGGTGCGGCCTGGTATGTACTGTCCGTTGACAGGTACTTGTCTTGCTGGAAATCGGTATGCAAGAGAGAAGAAAGCCCTACAAAATGTTCTCTCTCATATTTGAACTGTGACGCTGCTGATATTTGGGAGCGTAATGTTTGGATGAATGGCACCAAGGTGTTCCAAAGCTGTGATCCAGACCAGGAGATTAGCTTCAAATTCGGGATTTTTGAGAAGGCTGTAATGAAACAGGTCGTATCTTCTAGTTTTGTCCGAAGATACTTCTACTGCTTATGGTGGGGCTTACAGAACTTAAG TTCGTATGGGCAGAATTTGTCGACCAGCACGTACATCGGAGAAACATCATTTGCCATTCTCATTGCCATATTGGGTCTTGTTCTGTTTGCACATCTTATTGGAAATATGCAG ACTTACTTGCAGTCATTAACGGTTAGGCTCGAGGAATGGAGACTCAAAAGACGAGACACTGAGGAATGGATGCGGCACAGACAGCTTCCTGAAGATTTGAGGAAACGGGTTAGGCGCTATGTTCAATACAAGTGGCTTGCAACCCGAGGAGTGGATGAAGAAGCTATTCTCCATGGGTTGCCCGTTGATCTGAGCCGTGACATACAGCGCCACCTATGCTTGGACCTTGTCCGACGA GTTCCTTTTTTCTCCCAGATGGATGATCAGTTACTCGATGCTATATGTGAACGATTGGTTTCTTCGTTGAGCACGGAGGGCACTTACATTGTTCGTGAGGGCGACCCTGTGTCGGAGATGCAATTCATCATCAGAGGACGGCTTGAGAGTTCAACTACAAACGGAGGTCGGACTGGTTTCTTCAACTCCATCACTCTGAGACCGGGAGATTTTTGCGGAGAGGAGCTTCTAGCTTGGGCTCTGCTCCCGAAATCAGCTCTCAACTTGCCTTCTTCTACAAGGACGGTTATCGCCCTTGTTGAAGTCGAGGCTTTTGTGTTGCGAGCGGAAGATCTCAAGTTCGTCGCTAATCAGTTCCGACGCCTACACAGTAAGAAACTGCAGCACACATTCCGCTTCTATTCGCATCACTGGAGGACTTGGGCTGCATGCTTCATACAAGCTGCGTGGCGTAGATTCAAAAGGAGAAAGATGGCTAAGGATCTTGCCAGAATGGAGTCGTTTGCGATGGAAGACAGCGATTCTTCTGCTGCTACAGCGACGACTCCCTCGACAATCAGCTCGAATCTAGGAGTGACGATATTAGCTTCAAGATTTGCTGCAAACACCAGAAAGAAGATTAAACATGTACATTTGCCTAAACTCCCGAAACCGGAGGAGCCCGACTTCTCTGCTGAGCCAGACGATTAG